In Bacillus sp. Marseille-Q1617, a genomic segment contains:
- the tpiA gene encoding triose-phosphate isomerase, whose protein sequence is MRKPIIAGNWKMHKTASEAKTFTEEVKGLVPDTDKVDSVICAPALFLENLVEQTKESKVSIGAQNMHFEESGAFTGEVSPVALADIGVEYVIIGHSERREMFNETDDSVNKKTLAAFNHNLTPIVCVGETLEQRENNETKDLVGSQVKQALTGLTEDQVKQTVIAYEPIWAIGTGKSSTAEDANEVCAHIRQVVASEFSQAAADSVRVQYGGSVKPNNIKEYMAQSDIDGALVGGASLEPQSFLQLLEAGSHE, encoded by the coding sequence ATGCGTAAGCCGATCATTGCAGGTAACTGGAAAATGCACAAAACGGCATCGGAAGCAAAGACTTTTACAGAAGAAGTAAAAGGATTGGTACCTGATACAGACAAAGTTGACTCTGTCATCTGTGCACCAGCCCTATTTTTAGAAAACCTGGTTGAACAAACAAAAGAGAGCAAGGTTTCAATCGGAGCTCAAAACATGCACTTCGAAGAAAGCGGAGCCTTCACTGGCGAAGTGAGTCCGGTGGCACTTGCTGACATCGGTGTGGAATATGTGATCATCGGTCACTCCGAGCGTCGTGAAATGTTCAATGAAACAGATGATTCTGTCAACAAAAAAACTCTTGCTGCATTCAATCACAACCTCACTCCGATCGTGTGTGTAGGTGAAACATTGGAACAGCGTGAAAATAATGAAACGAAAGATCTTGTGGGCTCTCAGGTGAAACAAGCACTTACAGGCCTTACAGAAGATCAAGTCAAGCAGACAGTCATCGCTTATGAACCAATCTGGGCAATCGGAACAGGTAAATCTTCCACTGCAGAAGATGCCAACGAAGTTTGCGCTCACATCCGCCAAGTCGTGGCAAGTGAGTTCTCACAAGCTGCCGCTGATTCTGTACGCGTTCAGTACGGCGGAAGCGTAAAACCGAACAACATCAAGGAATACATGGCTCAATCTGATATCGATGGTGCTCTGGTAGGCGGCGCAAGCTTGGAACCTCAATCGTTCCTGCAACTACTGGAGGCAGGTTCACATGAGTAA